In Chloroflexota bacterium, the genomic window CACGCCTGTGCTATCATACGCCAAGGCTGGGAGAGGCAATGAGACGGCGCATCCTGGCGCAGAAGCTACGCCCACACCATGCCCGAGGAGAGGCCCCATCAGGGAGAAAATCGACGCCGGAATGAGGATCCTGCACGTATACAAGGATTACTTCCCCGTCCTGGGCGGTATCGAGAACCACATCCGCATGCTGGCGGAGGCCCAGGCGGCCGCGGGCCATCAGGTGACCGTGCTCGTCTGTGCGCCAGGATCTCGTACTCGTGTTGAAGACCGGAACGGCGTACACGTCATCAAGGCCGCCCGGCTGGCCACCATCGCCTCCACCCCCTTAAGCGTACAACAGCCCCGGTTCCTGGCCCGCCTGCGTCCCGATATCGTCCACATCCATTCCCCCTACCCGGTGGGCGAGGCCGCCAACTGGCTATGGGGACGTGCCCGCGCCACGGTGATCACCCACCACAGCGACGTGGTGCGCCAGAAGCTCATCCTGCGCTTCTACGGGCCGATCCTGCGCCGCGTCCTGCGCTCCGCCGACGCCATCATCGCCACCAGCCCACGCTACCTGGAGACCTCGCCCTGGCTCCGCCCCGTGCGGGACCGATGCACCATCGTGCCGCTGGGCATCGATCTGAGCCGCTTCCCCGAGCATCCTAAGCCGCCGATCCACGACCCGCCGAGGATCCTGTTCGTGGGCAAGCTGCGCTACTACAAGGGGCTGGACGTCCTGCTGCGCGCCATGCGCTCCCTGCCCGGCGTCCAACTGATCATCGTGGGCGACGGCCCGATGCGCAAGCC contains:
- a CDS encoding glycosyltransferase; this translates as MRILHVYKDYFPVLGGIENHIRMLAEAQAAAGHQVTVLVCAPGSRTRVEDRNGVHVIKAARLATIASTPLSVQQPRFLARLRPDIVHIHSPYPVGEAANWLWGRARATVITHHSDVVRQKLILRFYGPILRRVLRSADAIIATSPRYLETSPWLRPVRDRCTIVPLGIDLSRFPEHPKPPIHDPPRILFVGKLRYYKGLDVLLRAMRSLPGVQLIIVGDGPMRKPWERLAQEQDLGSRVRFAGEVPDEELPGYYARADLFVLPATARAEAFGTVLLEAMAMALPVISTELGTGTSWVNQDGVTGRVVPPDDPDALARAIRELLADPERRRRMGRAARERVEAEFSLPLMVQRVKAVYKHVLEHRMPS